One genomic segment of Desulfocapsa sulfexigens DSM 10523 includes these proteins:
- a CDS encoding KamA family radical SAM protein, translating into MTHWKKILQNSVNSPTELAHHFDFNCSALEATNASFPMRINPYYLGLIQSVNDPLWRQAVPDPLELNDFVCIPDPLAEEDLSPVPNLVHKYPDRVLFLVTSECAMYCRFCTRKRKVGTPKMAITEESIEAGIHYIQKNKEIREVLLSGGDPLMLSDRKLDSLLCRIRAIPSVEVIRIGTRIPCTLPMRVTKELATMLKRHHPLYINTHFNHPRELTPQATEACTLLADAGIPLGCQTVLLKGVNDNAETLKKLFLGLLRMRVKPYYLFQGDLTRGTNHFRTHTRDGIEIMRDLIGTISGMAIPTFALDAPGGKGKIPLTPDYILNSTEQLTFHNYQGVLCSYPESGDPL; encoded by the coding sequence ATGACACACTGGAAAAAAATCCTGCAAAACTCGGTGAATAGTCCAACAGAACTTGCACACCATTTTGATTTTAATTGTAGCGCATTGGAAGCAACAAACGCAAGCTTTCCCATGCGAATTAATCCTTATTATTTAGGCCTCATCCAATCGGTCAACGACCCCCTCTGGAGACAGGCAGTTCCCGACCCTCTTGAACTTAATGATTTCGTATGCATACCCGATCCGCTTGCAGAGGAGGACTTAAGCCCGGTACCTAATCTGGTTCATAAATATCCCGACAGAGTTCTTTTCCTGGTTACCAGTGAGTGCGCAATGTACTGCAGATTCTGCACCCGAAAGCGTAAAGTAGGAACGCCCAAAATGGCAATCACTGAAGAATCCATCGAGGCAGGGATACATTATATACAAAAAAATAAAGAGATCAGAGAGGTTCTTCTTTCGGGTGGAGATCCGCTAATGTTATCAGACCGTAAACTCGACTCTCTACTTTGTCGGATTCGTGCAATTCCAAGCGTTGAAGTCATTCGCATAGGTACCAGAATCCCATGTACCCTTCCAATGCGTGTAACAAAAGAGCTTGCGACCATGCTCAAAAGACATCATCCTCTCTATATCAACACTCACTTCAACCACCCAAGGGAACTCACGCCCCAGGCAACTGAGGCCTGTACTCTTCTTGCCGACGCCGGAATCCCCTTGGGTTGCCAGACAGTTCTCCTCAAAGGTGTTAATGATAACGCAGAAACGCTCAAGAAACTCTTCCTCGGACTGCTCCGGATGAGGGTAAAACCCTATTATCTCTTTCAGGGAGATCTTACCAGGGGTACTAACCACTTCCGCACTCACACCCGTGACGGAATAGAGATAATGCGGGATCTCATCGGAACGATATCCGGAATGGCAATTCCAACTTTTGCCCTCGATGCACCAGGGGGGAAAGGCAAAATCCCACTTACTCCGGATTACATTCTTAACAGCACTGAACAGCTCACCTTTCATAACTACCAGGGAGTACTCTGTTCCTATCCTGAAAGCGGTGATCCATTATAA
- a CDS encoding NAD-dependent malic enzyme yields the protein MSENQYGFKYDEYGNTREILVYSSGTSVHGISYVNKGTAFTLSERKRLGLEAALPPAVRSLEHQVENSKIKVNSKEQPIEKFIYLRSLFDRNVALAHALIKSDIENLMGIIYTPTVGLAVQQYSSMFRQANGLHFYPGNIDQAENILRRYLHRDIRVAVVTDNQGILGIGDQGAGGIAICLGKLMLYTQGAGVAPWHCLPISLDVGTNNEALLADSDYLGWRHHRIVGDEYLEFIRRFAHAFRNVFPNALCQWEDFSKQNAFAIRDTYLHDLISFNDDIQGTGAVTLAGILTAMRIKLEKLENQVFLIHGAGAGGVGVAEQIGVALIEAGLTEEEAKDRIFTLDSRGVVTSDRDIEEYKLKFAKDKEKFPWLKDPANQSLLEAVKRAGVTVLIGTSGQGGCFTQEVVEAVAGNTDRPVIMPLSNPTSMTEALPEDIYRWTDGKALVATGSPFAPVTHNGVTHHIGQCNNVFVFPGVGLGVLGSGAREVLPQFFTAAAHAVSSCVSKADMREGCLVPAVNTLREVSSKVALAVAMSAVEHGVSRPCVFSTFQHEGDEIRMAELLRKMRWDPEYLPIVAM from the coding sequence ATGTCTGAAAATCAATACGGTTTTAAATACGATGAATATGGTAACACCAGGGAAATACTTGTCTATTCCAGCGGTACGAGTGTTCACGGTATCAGCTATGTGAATAAGGGTACAGCTTTTACTTTGTCAGAAAGAAAACGGCTTGGGCTTGAAGCTGCTTTGCCTCCTGCCGTCAGGAGCCTGGAACATCAGGTGGAGAATTCCAAGATAAAAGTAAACTCAAAAGAACAACCCATAGAAAAATTCATCTATCTGCGATCTCTCTTTGACAGAAATGTGGCACTTGCTCATGCGTTGATTAAGAGCGATATTGAAAACCTGATGGGGATAATCTATACACCAACGGTTGGGCTTGCCGTGCAACAGTACTCATCCATGTTTCGCCAGGCCAATGGTCTTCATTTTTATCCAGGCAATATAGATCAGGCAGAGAATATCCTGCGTCGCTATCTGCATCGTGATATCAGGGTGGCTGTGGTTACTGATAATCAGGGAATTCTTGGTATTGGAGATCAGGGGGCTGGTGGTATTGCTATCTGTCTCGGTAAGCTGATGCTCTATACACAGGGGGCAGGTGTTGCCCCGTGGCATTGTCTGCCGATTTCCCTGGATGTTGGTACGAATAATGAGGCTCTGCTTGCAGACAGTGATTATCTTGGCTGGCGTCATCATCGTATCGTTGGAGACGAGTATCTTGAATTTATAAGACGTTTCGCTCACGCCTTCAGAAATGTGTTTCCTAATGCTCTGTGCCAGTGGGAGGATTTCTCTAAACAGAACGCCTTTGCCATTCGTGATACATACCTCCACGACCTGATATCTTTTAACGATGACATTCAGGGGACAGGGGCAGTGACCCTGGCGGGGATCTTAACTGCCATGCGTATTAAGCTGGAAAAACTTGAAAACCAGGTTTTTCTTATTCATGGTGCTGGTGCTGGTGGCGTTGGTGTTGCAGAGCAGATAGGTGTCGCGCTGATTGAGGCGGGACTTACTGAGGAAGAGGCAAAGGACAGGATATTCACCCTGGATTCCCGTGGTGTGGTCACAAGTGATCGTGATATTGAAGAATACAAACTTAAATTTGCAAAGGACAAGGAAAAATTTCCATGGCTGAAAGATCCCGCAAATCAATCTCTGCTTGAAGCTGTTAAAAGAGCGGGAGTGACGGTATTGATCGGTACATCAGGACAGGGTGGTTGCTTTACTCAGGAAGTTGTAGAGGCTGTGGCTGGTAATACCGATAGACCAGTGATTATGCCGCTTTCCAATCCAACTTCGATGACCGAGGCACTGCCGGAGGACATTTACCGCTGGACCGATGGGAAAGCACTGGTTGCCACGGGCAGTCCCTTTGCTCCAGTGACCCATAATGGTGTGACTCACCATATTGGCCAATGCAATAATGTTTTTGTTTTTCCTGGCGTGGGGCTTGGTGTTCTGGGTTCAGGTGCAAGAGAGGTCCTTCCCCAATTCTTTACCGCAGCGGCCCATGCTGTTTCATCCTGTGTGTCCAAGGCGGATATGAGGGAAGGATGTCTCGTTCCTGCGGTGAATACTTTGAGAGAGGTGAGTTCTAAGGTTGCACTTGCTGTTGCTATGTCTGCGGTTGAGCATGGCGTGAGCAGACCCTGCGTCTTTTCAACGTTTCAGCATGAGGGGGATGAGATCCGAATGGCTGAGTTACTCAGAAAGATGCGGTGGGATCCCGAATATCTTCCCATTGTTGCAATGTAG
- a CDS encoding bifunctional 5,10-methylenetetrahydrofolate dehydrogenase/5,10-methenyltetrahydrofolate cyclohydrolase has product MTAKLISGTETAKAIREELTREVAELKEKHNVVPGLVTILVGEDPASQSYVAAKNKTAHALGIHSEQVTLDPETSEEDLLKLVDKYNKDSKINGILVQLPLPKHINEANVLYAINPDKDVDGFHPVNVGKMVLGEQCFLPCTPHGILELLTRSGVETSGAEVVVIGRSNIVGKPIANLMLQKRDGGNATVTLCHTRTKDMAAHCKRADIIIAAVGVPKMVTADMVKEGAAIIDVGVNRIGKASNGKAILAGDVDFDAVKEVASCITPVPGGVGPMTITMLMKNTVQAAKMAANLI; this is encoded by the coding sequence ATGACGGCAAAGCTTATTAGCGGTACTGAAACAGCGAAGGCAATTCGTGAGGAGTTAACCAGAGAAGTTGCGGAGCTGAAAGAAAAACATAATGTTGTTCCAGGGCTTGTAACTATTCTTGTTGGAGAGGACCCAGCCTCTCAATCCTATGTTGCTGCAAAAAATAAGACCGCCCACGCTCTTGGTATTCATTCGGAGCAGGTGACACTTGATCCTGAGACCAGTGAAGAAGATCTCCTCAAACTCGTTGATAAATATAACAAGGATTCGAAGATCAATGGTATCCTTGTACAGTTGCCCCTGCCAAAGCACATTAATGAGGCAAATGTGCTCTACGCCATTAATCCGGATAAAGATGTGGATGGTTTTCATCCGGTCAATGTTGGAAAGATGGTGCTTGGGGAGCAGTGTTTTCTCCCCTGCACACCCCATGGGATCCTTGAGCTTCTCACAAGAAGCGGTGTCGAGACCAGTGGTGCAGAGGTTGTGGTGATCGGACGATCTAATATTGTCGGAAAACCCATTGCCAACCTCATGCTTCAAAAGCGTGATGGCGGAAATGCCACGGTGACCCTCTGTCACACAAGAACAAAAGACATGGCCGCCCATTGTAAACGTGCTGACATCATAATTGCTGCTGTTGGTGTGCCGAAAATGGTCACAGCAGATATGGTCAAGGAAGGTGCTGCAATTATTGATGTCGGTGTTAACCGTATAGGGAAGGCGAGCAATGGAAAGGCAATACTTGCCGGGGATGTTGATTTTGACGCAGTCAAGGAAGTTGCATCCTGTATCACTCCTGTGCCAGGTGGCGTAGGCCCAATGACCATCACCATGCTGATGAAAAATACTGTACAGGCTGCTAAAATGGCAGCTAACCTCATCTAA